The Hevea brasiliensis isolate MT/VB/25A 57/8 chromosome 9, ASM3005281v1, whole genome shotgun sequence nucleotide sequence TAAAACTCATATTGGAACTCATATTATGGTCTGATTATACTGGTTCAAAAACAGGAATTTGCTCAACATGATCAGCAGAAATTGCATTAGCAATAGGACCAGAATTCTTGAATTTAAATCTAGGAGGAAAACCATGTTTTCTGTAACAAGTATCAATAGTGTGCCTTTGCTTGCTACAAAACTTAATTGGTCCATTAATTAGACTTTTACCAGCATGTGACATGTTGGAGCCAAATTTATCTCTGCCATAACTCCTAGCAGTACCATTCTCATTCTTAATAACTTTGTTCAAAAACACCTTAGAATCCATACCAGCACCAGCCATTTGTCTTTCTTGTTGAAGAACTAATGAAAATACTTTGCTCATTAAGAGTAAGGGCTTCATCATCATAATTTGAGACTTAACATGTGCAAACTACTCATTTAAACCCTTGAGAAATCTTATCACCTGATCATTTCTCATATATGTTTGAATCTTTGTAATTGCTTCACAAGTGCACGGAATTTGACATGTACAAGATGGAATTGGGTGAAAATTAACTAACGCATCCCATAGTATTTTCAGCTGAGTAAAATACTCTGTAACTGAAAGCTCACCTTGCTTGAAACTGAAAATCTCTTCTTGCAGATTAGATATTCAAATAATGTTCCCTTGGGAGAATCTCTCCTTCCAATCATTCCAAACATCAACAGCCCTATAAAGCCAAAGAACGCTTTGCGCAATAGAAGAAGAAAGAGATCTGGTGATCCAAGAAACCACCATAGTGTTGCACCTTTCCCAAGTTGAATACATTGGATCTGTCTTTGCTGGTGCAGCAAGTGAACCATCAAACAACTGCAGTTTATTCTTTGATGCTAAAGTCATCTTCATAGCCCTTGCCCAAGAGTGGTAAGTAGATCTAGTAAGAACGGAAGAAACCAAAACTAATGACGGATTTTCATTGGGATGCAAAAAAAAAGGGATTAAAAGGGTTCTGTAAATGATCACTCACAACCATGCAGATTGAAGAATACTATAGATTGTGAAGAACAAATCACAAAAGAAACCAAAAATTCAAGAAAGCTCAAGAAAGCTttaagaaaaaaagagaaaaaaaataataaccgTCTTAGAGAaaatgctctgataccatattaCAAAATGAACAATGAGGAAATTGTGACTTGACTTATTTACTGAATCAAGTAagctaatttttatataaatcagAGTAGTTAGGTGGGAAAGAAAATAAGAATTAGTTACAACTGTCAAAGCCAATAAAAGTTTGTTAACTGaataaataaaaactaattttttaattctcTAGTAAGAAATATCATTGTTTAGAAATCGCGAGTGGGAGAGATGTCACCTTCACCTAGCCGGCATAACACTTAACCAATTGCAAAGTCAGTCTCGAGTTTCGGATCCCTAATCCCTTCCCTCTATCTAATGACAAAACGAAAATGTCACATTCATTTGAGAAAAGTTAGATGTTTATTACAGTTTTCACAAAAATTTTGGGGGATTTTTATGTCAACGGCGCCATTAGCGACTCTACAGAGACAACGAGGTCAGtgtaaataagaaattaatttccATGTTTGCAAGTTGCCGATATTTAATTAGAGTACCGTACGTCATATAATTTAGAATAGGGCTTGCAAATGGGTAATCGACTACGACAGTTTAAGCCGATCCCAATTacgttattttattttttataatttctgaTTCTGTAGTTCTAGACTTTTTGATGAATTTGTTCTATTGAAGAATAAGGGGGACGACACCAATACAATCAAGcaaaaacaaaataaattataaaaaattctaAACCTTTCGAATCTTTATTTGAATTctgatatttaaaaataaataaataaataaaagcttaAATATGCTCTTATACATTTTTCAGATGTCTAAAAAATGTTCATTCTCTCCAAACACAGATGCCACTGAATCTTAAACATAGAACAATCACTTAACATAAAAGAATCACCCAACACATATTCAACTTAACGAATTGAGAAATGTACTGAACAATTACTCAACATATCACCCAAACACAGAACAATCACTCAATACCTAAACCCAGAAAACCTTCAaatgaaacccagaaaatgaatCCATGAAAATCAACTGATGAACATCGCTATGTATGCTCATGCAGATGCATGGGCTGTTGCAGTGGATGCGGTTCTGATTGCTGGTTTAGGTGTACTAGCATACTAACGAAGATCTGATTACTAATGCttaaaagaaagggaaaaaaaaaagaattaacagTTCATCCAATTAATTAACCTCCTGAATCTAATGACCAAAATGGAATTGGCTGGGACATCATTTCTTGTGCTTGATGCGTATTTTTTACAACTACAAATGTACAAGAACAAAGAAAATTTCTTGGTGCCGGGTACTCCACGACACTTCACAAAATCACATGCATTGATtgctgataaataaataaataaataaataaataatgaacATCTTCAAACAAAACCCAGATTCAACTCAGCAAATCCATTCGAGAAACTCAATAAACCCAGATATCTGTGGCCATGAGAGTTATTACTGGTTTATGGGCTCCGAACAGAAGAACTGAACTAAATCGAGAAATTGAAAAAGAATCGTTATTatagaaattgaatcaaatttattttattgCTTTTGGTTTAGTTTTAATTCTTCATCAAGAATCAAATCGAAATTGAACGGAGCTGAAGAACTTATTTTATATTTGTgtgttttttttatgttatttagatatattatataatttcaataaaattatatatattatatgtaattaatttttattatttttaattataaatatattaaatcactttatagtattaattatatgattaaatcaatttttaattatGTAGTATATTTTCtagttaaaatttatataattaaaaaaatatgtataAATATAGTAGAATTTGCTTATTAAGATGATATATGTTATGAATTAAGCAGTTTAATTTGTAGACGTTTCATGGAAATAAATTATGGTCCGTTCAAAATGACAGTGGTgcaattcaaataaaatattttatgagaTTTGTGATGATCATGAAGAGTATgagctaaaataatatttaagagTGAATGTTATTAATTGAATTCAATGAATTTAATATTacattagctattttatttttaatttgaaaaagttttaattataatatacaaaatttttataaacatctaatgtattaaaattaaatttatttttcatactTATTATCgtgaatcaaaatttaaactaataaaaattgtatattgttcaataaaatttaaagagttaaatgaaaatataataaaaaaaattctctaAAGCCCAAAACTATGCAATTTTGTGATTTTGGCTATGTTAATCCTAATCCATATGATATTCATTGATTTACTGTTATTTATAATTTAGatgaaaatattatataaattattatgaatattttgagttatcttatatttttatgtgagaattatttgtttgattttaatatttttcttaagTATGTCAATATGTTTATATtactttattaatattttattattattttcatattagtactattatttttattaatattttgataatagaaatatataattatttttgttcTTTTAAAAGGTATACAATAATACTACAATTTTGGGTATAAGAATCGAGAATTGAATCAAATAGAAAccaaaattagaattaaaatcatAACTGAAACTAGAACTGAATCAGAACAAAAAACACTTAGAATCGAACCGGGactaaaattgaaatttagttCCTCTTTTAGTTccaaaacattaaaaaaaaaaaaatcaaagttcaATTCTAATTTCAATtctcacaaagaattaaatcgGAATTGAAATTGTACACTCCTAAGTGGTGATGCAAATTGAATTAAAGGACAAAGAGGGGGTGGCCTGAACCTGCAAGTTTTCTGCATGGGTTCGCAGGTCAACCTGGTTCTATTTTGCTCCAAATGACATcaaaccctaaattttttttttcttattcaaATTCTACTTTCTTAAactcaaaatattattttaataaaatatattatcatGGTGATTTTCTTTTAATGTTTTAATATTTTTACTTATTCTAATGatattttagaaaaattaaattagaatggGTTATATAAATTTGTATTATTAAATTGTTATGGATATATTTTGGAATAATATTAGTAtgcatttttttaattaacaattgattatataaaaaaatgtattattattattatgcttaATGATACGTTAAATGTGTTTAATTATCATTGTTAGTATATTATTCTAATACtaaacttaattattaaaaaagtaGAGGTTAAATTGTATTTTATTCTTATAATGCAAAAGGTAGGTGAGATATTTGCTCGAGAgaaattatacatatatatatatatatatatatatatatatatatatatatatatatatatatatatatatatatatatatatatatatatatcaaaagagggaaatttcaattaaaatgacCAACTACAAGTTTCTTCTTCCATTAACAGCCAATCAaagaaatttatatataaaaaaaaaaagaggttgaAATGAAAGTGCAGACTAAGCAGCGTTTTGGAAGCAAGTAGGGAGACCACTTCTCCCGCGTCTCCGACAACCAACCTACCCCTTccctttaatttttttctttctttccaaCCAAGCTAGCATTGCCAAAGATGCAACCAGGACCTCCAGCAAGCTCTAGCGGTGTTTCTCAAGTGTTGAAGATGGCAATATTCTGGTGGATCCAAGGTTACGAGATGTGAGAGAAAAATGAAATGGCCGAACTTTTCTCTTCTATTTCTGGTAATTTTCCCTTGACCAGCCATGCCACAGCTTCTTCAAGAACAATTTCCGACTGGTAATGTCGGATTTAATGGAAACACATGGTGAGAAACGAAGGAGAAAAGAGAAATGGGTTCAGCAGCTTTCATCGAGGATTCTGGACAATCTGACCGATGTATCAGAGATCCGAGGCCACCAATGAACTCAACGCGATGAAGTCTTCGAGATGGGCCAAATCTCGCTCCAATCGGACTTGAACGGTTCAAATCGCTCGATGAGATTTTTTGGCCTTTTTGATttccataaattaaaaataattatgtgaTAATTTTTAACACTTTATGGACTTTATTTAGGTATGATCGAGTCAGCGATAGCTCACCGGTACTCGAGGTCGAGTTTTCGATCTGGTCTGGGTATTCGGCAGGCTGTCCCAAAAATGGGTTGTGTTTACAGTCAATTTCagcattttcagacgttccaAATGCATTATAGGTAGTAAAATTTGCAAAAGTAGTCCAGAACTTAAGTTATGTAATTTTTCCTTTGACTGAGTAAGCTgataaatctgtaaaatatttttgatttggtaaaattaagtaaaataattttcattaatataaagACGATGTAGAGGACCTCcaggaatatttttataatttttgaaatgcTAAAGTTAAATATTTAAACCGTAAAGGAATTAGAGACTTGAGTAAGAGTTGGAGGATTGGACCTAGATTAGGTTTTTTGTAGGTTCCGAATAGGCATTATAATTGTTGTTATGGGCCTGAGGCCTTGTGTGTTGTTGCTGGTTTATTTTTCTTGCAAGGGGTTACGTCCAATTATAGGGGAGATTCTATCGAAATTTTGGCAAGACCTTAGAATTTCTTttaattctaaattttaaattaattatttaattttatcagtCTTTTGATAGAGGTTTAGGTGATCGGTACCGACCATCTTCTCCTTCAAGTCAGACCAGCTGCAGTTCAGTTGACCAGTttgtgagttggatattgattatttttataatttcaatattaaatatatatttggtATGcccatatattatataaataatttattatgcacatgaatagttaatatattagggTTATGTTAGTTGCTGCATATTTGATTATTGTGATTTATTTGTGATTGTCGCTCTTAGGATAATTTGGAGCTCTGTGTGTGTGTTGGTGTGTATGTGGTGTAGATATGGATACAAGTAAGATGAGGAGTCGTAGCATGAGCTTGACTTACTGGGACTCGATTCTTATATATATGAATAAGTCAGGgagagtacggctttgagttgatctcactgaatTGATGTGAAAGTTTGAGTTGAATTGACCTCGCTGGTAGGATTGGATTAAGATAGcaatataggggatcagctcccatatatatgtattgatgtgatacactgggtgtgtgagtagcTCCAAGTTAACTTCTCGTACGAATACTGGGTGAATTAATTGttattgatgtggcccaaccgcaagtgcacgggtcatacaagtaatatagaaaagatatcgttcccacgaggagttgtgttaatgatcgaatttttgatataaaaattgactaatttgaactatttttgaaattaaagcaataaattgatagatattgaaatgtgaaatctatatatgcaaaattaataatctaatcaACAATGTAAAGATTCAACTAAATTTGcggcaaattgaaataagcaaattgaaatatggcaagatttaaaatggcaagcaattaaattcaattagaaattaacaatgataaaagggTGATTCTGGAGTTTGGgaattcatattcaagctattttgggatttttaaattagttatccaatcttatagaatttacgggttttaaggagattaattcttaaatcctttgaatactctttcgagtgggacaaagagtaccttaattaatctaattctactttcgtggagttaaaattaattaagacccattaagttccttaattaatctgtaaatcctcttaattcttagtctatttctagatctaagttaattaagtccaatttcttgattatctatcacaaggttttctcctttcggtgcttcaaccatggattaagaacaatacttaatgggatcctacactaagcatgtcattgagcacataagaaatgaataaaactcattaaaaccacaaaatatggattacccaatcaaaatccataaaatatctcaaatattacatccaaactccagaatctaatgaaaactactcactatccataatatttacaagaaattctgagttaatatggaaataaaacttgagtctatgctaagaactaagaaacccaatacaagaaagctAGGAAATAGGGAAGAAAGGAAGGAAACTCCAAATCtggtttagaaatggagaggtgACTTTTTTGCTCTGTTTTCTGACTCTTCCCCTACTGCTACTCTTTTGTCTCCTCCTCCCCCTTCTAAAATGAGATAAGGacatatttatatctttttttCTGACAaatagccctaaaatggtgtgtttgaagtGTAGTTTatatgagggaatcttctgccagctcattatgaagactctATGAAACTGCATATGTGGACTACATAAGTTATGCatgcccttatgcagttttcggcatgTTTTGGGCCCTCtgtgtgaagctgcataagcaaggagtaagtttgcataagtcatgcagtgacTTATGCAGATTTTGGCAGGAATGAAAAATTGCTTCTTCTctctgtgcagaactgcacaacttatgcggtAAGTTATGCACAATTCGTCCACTGCATTCTTCAACTTTCAAgctttgtttttgacatctttggctataggaatcactcctcactggcataatttctttttagcccctcaaaaacaccatttttcctacaaaacaaagtaaaattacaaattaatccaaaaattgataatcatgaaaaactatctaaataactaataaaattagctaaaagtgactaacaaataaataaaatggccatgaaattaaacctaaatgactatgcaaaatgcatgtatcaaatacccccaaactcaaattttgcttgtccttaagcaaactttaaaatataatacaatttttttaggggtgccttgtccaaagagctatgaaaatcacctattaaagtaacttaacatacctttagccataccaacaatccatatacccatccttcaagatgcaaagaatctaatgcttatccaagctttcaccgcttagccatcaagtcaattatcatccaaaactcccaaaccaactaatcaaaagagaaagtcatgctcaaaaggaattctagaacaatcaataaccaagtgtctctatatagaatgatggaatttaaTGAGTGAATGGATAAATTTCCAATCCCGTAGGCAAACtctctactcctatctccactaatgtagcaagtactatcaagagatcaaaggtcttttagggatgtaatggggccatggggttcaaaatgaggttaAGAAGAATAAGGGTAAAAAGGAtttaaagcatgagaatattttcaatcttgaaagCATAAGATAcacttcttatttatttatttatatttttttctctttttcttttctttttcttttttttatatataaaaaggaaagaaatacacaatgagaattttcaagtgctagcatattttataaaatacataaaatggagggacactttgatactttaaacttgtatcttatattttctcttgatgattgtccctaaaaatgtcacccccaaactcatttcctttaattactttgggtggatttcttttaatttgaatgacaatagtgaaaagcacatatactagcacttttacaatatggcaagcatttcttctccctttcattattatatatttttctcttttttttttcttttttttgttattttttttatgaatataaagtgtacctaatattataaataattattctcaagaaaagggttggagtgtttggttcattggctaggtagcaataagggtttcaagaaaaattaggaatataaagactcaaaggggtttgcaagggttaattttaattaggaaaaaggccaaaggtttaaaatgagaaggtttaaatcaaagaatgcctaatcatctctcttttcaagtacaagctaatatttcaccttgaaaggtttagaaaatttattctaggattggtgagacatcacttgactaccttttatccaataactccctctaaacactcgaatctctaaaggactagttgggtggcttttggctaagaagatataggcaagggataaacacttcaaaactttgcacctcttaggaaactttcaatccacacaCCCAActtaaggtaagtcaaatcactctcataggcaacttctcattactcaagggatttggcaaaagattttatttcatgatgcatgattcctaaaaatgagcaatgcattaactaaatggaggaaatctatttgtgtgcaatgtgtacaatttctaagtgatgtataatgtgtatgtgaatgtgttatgtatatgtatgtatggatgtgtatgtaaaatatttacaatatatatatatatatataaatggaatgggatgagatgttcctacactcaaaatgtgaaaaatgtagcaaaaatcaaaatgctcacccccaaactcaaaattggacattgtcctcaatgtctaaggcAGTGCAACatgaaaactcaaagcaaagaggaataaccaggaatagttaaatttaaaagcaaAAAGAGAGAGTTACCTGGTATAAAGCAGTGTTTAAGCATCTAAAATGTGAATTCAAAAGATGATGGTGATGTATAAGAAagctgcacaagttatgcagaaTAAATGTTTTGCAGAataggtgcataaggagagtgcataagctgtgcagtatggcatgacctacataagggactgcataggctatgcaaaacatttgcataaggggtttcacagcctgtgcagtatattgaaAAGCTGCAGCATAATGATATATCAAGGAAAAACTTGAAAACACCTGCAgaggtatgtaaatatataaaatgtattgacaagtatgcacaaaagggcagcaAAGGCAATGAGAAGCAATGAGAAACCAATGGAATAGACATCCAATTGTACTTCAAGAAAATAGAATTCAATACAGACTAAAATTGTTCCAGCACATCTAAAAAGAAAAGCTCCTAGAAGTTGAACAAGAGCAAGATAAAAATTAATCTATTTCTATAgtttttgcccttgtccaaaggtgCTGCTAAAGGACTGGATGGAGCTGGCTGCTGCTGAAGGGGTGGTTCTGGAGGAggtggtggaggtggaggtggcataccCAGAAAAGCCATGAGTTGCTTCATCATCTCTTTTAACTCTTTCTGCTTGTCTCTAGTTTCCATAACAAGATCAAAGAGTTAATCATGATGATCCTTAAGGGTATCTAAACTAgattcaagcttcctatccacaaaatatacatcatcactaagcctctcaagataagtgaataaggctttagtgttgaagggaggAGGTGTTGTGGAGGAAGAGGGTCCAACTGCAGATGGTGTTGGCTGTGCAGATTCTACTGGGGTATCCTGTGCAGACTGCGTAGGTGGTGCAGGTTCAGCAGAAGGCTGTTGGACTGCTGGTGCAGATTGTGCCTCTAGTTGTGCAAATGGTCCTGTATCTGCTACTGGTTGTGCAGTGTCAGatggtggcaaactgaatccagtcTTGTATAAGTgagtagcatcaaaatatagTGTCTAAAAGTGCTGGCAGAGGATGCTCTTCCagatcaaaaccaaaatgtttagctataacagttatgagcccacccatgatTATATCACTTACAGATTTGGTAGCAATGTGCAACACATGTTCACAGAAGAAGTAAACAGGAGATATTTTGACTTTGTTAAAAGCACACCATAGCATGAATAAGTCAGATTTtccaacagcaccagaactagtccctcggcCCAAGATAGTGCCAGtaataagcctatggataaatctaagtgcTGGGTCTATTATTTGGGAGGTCTTGGATCTGCCAGCATAAAAACCCTGAGATTGGTTTGTAATATTTCTCCAAAACTGAACAACATTCCAAACACCTTTATTTGCTACCTCTATGCCTGTATATGGGACCCTAAACAATCCATCAATAGCAAACCCAAAGATACTgtgaaattggtctaatgatagctctctattttgccccaagcacctaaatttcatagttggcttgtaatctatctcatgcaatttcaaagtagcagaaaatgaggaaataaattccaaaactagggCTGGATAAACTAACTTttgtttatgcacaaattccatccaacctagaccatcaaggtaggcaactacattatcaaataaaccaacaGATTGGAGGGCATCTGCAAAAATGTATCTAGTGGGTTGCACTTTTCTGTCCTTTAGCCTTTTAAAAGTTGCCTTATGGTTTGCATCAGAAGAGACCAAGGTAATTTGGATACCTATGTTGCCGCTGTTGAAGGTTGCTTCTTGCTAGAGGAGGGAGATTTGGCTTGTGGGGTAGAGGTAGAAACACCAACCCCTTGTCGTGTGGAAGTCATAGTTCTGGGGTTTTTGGGTGTAGGCTCAGAAAGTGGAGTAGTAGGAGGGTCCTTGCATTTTACGGGAGGTGGTGCAAATGCCATGGGTCGGGTTGATTTAGACTGAATTCTCCTTTTATAGGTGGATCTAGGAGGAGGTGGAGGGGTTTGTTGTGGAGGAGAATCAGGATTGGGGGCTTGCATTGCTAGGGGCGTGACATGGAGAGGAGAGCCTTGAGGGGAAGGGGGAGGGATTTCCATGGTGGTGGTCGACTATTGTGGGAATGGAGGagggaagaagaaaataaaagagatagaggGGAA carries:
- the LOC131182834 gene encoding proline-rich receptor-like protein kinase PERK10, translating into MEIPPPSPQGSPLHVTPLAMQAPNPDSPPQQTPPPPPRSTYKRRIQSKSTRPMAFAPPPVKCKDPPTTPLSEPTPKNPRTMTSTRQGVGVSTSTPQAKSPSSSKKQPSTAAT